Genomic segment of Fibrobacter sp. UWEL:
TCCCACCAAGAAGATGAGTGAACTTCCTGTCCAGACCAAGTTTGAAAACTTGACGCCCCTTCGTGCCGATGGTGACTGCGGTGGTATGTCTGGCCGCCCCCTTTACGAAAACATGATGTGGAACGTGAAGTACATTCGCGAACATTACCCCCAGATGAGTGTTATTGCCTGTGGTGGTATTGACCATGGTTTCAAGATTTACGACCTGATCAAGATGGGCGTGGATGCTGTACAGTGCTACTCTGTGGTAGCTTTCCGCTGGATGGCTGCTCATGCCATGCGTAAGGAACTGGAAGTGGCTCTTGCAGAAGAAGGCTACAGGAGTTTGCAGGAGTACGATGACCGTAATCCGAAGGTCACCAAGCTTCAGTAATCTTGCCTTAGGGGGTCAGGTTGAGACTACTTCTGTTCATTCTTGCTTTTAGCGTTTCCGCCTTCGCAGGTTATTTCCTGGAAGAAGACATTCCTGCCCAGAAGAATACTCGGGAGATTTCCCCCTTGCGTTTAGGCGTTGGGGCTGACTTAGGTTTTTACCTCAATTCTCCGGACTTAGGGCTGGATCTATCGGGCGAATATCGAATTCATAAAAATCACTCGCTGGATTTATTCGCTGGGACCCTGTTTGGTGGGGAAATGTACGAAGTAGGGTTGAATTGGAGGTTTTTCTTCATCACCGGCCTGGAAGAGTCTGGCCATGATGACTTCCTCAGAATCGGCCTGTCTGGAACATATTTTGAAACGGATGGGGAAGGGAAGTTCCCGCCCAGAATTTCCGTTGGCTATGGACGTGATTTCATGTTCCTGAAAAATGCGGACTTTCTCTGCCGCCTGGAAGTGAGGGCTTCCTACCTGTTGACGGATTCCTATAGTGATCATGACGAGGACAGTGTGGTTCGAAGGACGACGCACTTTATTGCAAATCTATCCTTCGGGGTATTCTTCTTCTAGATTTTTACGTCATTCTGAACTTGAATCAGAATCTGCTTTTAGAGGTTTTAACGTGAAAAGACTTTCGGTATTATTGCTTCTGCTTGCTTCCTATGTATGTGCCACCCCCTGGCTGGGGGCTACCTTCAAGCGTGTCACTCATGAGAATCATCTGGCCCTTCGCATTATTGGCGTCCATCCGGAGTCAGGCTGCTTTACCGCAGGTGTTGTGGCGGATGACTTGATCGTTGGCATTCAGGGAAAGGTTCTGACGGATATTTCTCAAGTTCAGGATGCAGTTTCCAAGGGCAAGGCTGGACAGACCATCAAGCTGGACGTAGTTCGCGCTGATAAGAAACTTTCCCTGAAGGTGAAGCTGACGGACCGTCCCGATGATATTAGCAGCCTTACTGGTTCTGCCATCGGAAGCAAAATTGCGAAATTTGGGGAGAATTTCTACCAGAACTCTTCAAAACGTAAGGAAAAGCCAAAGGCAACCCTCCTGGATTTCTGGGCAACCTGGTGCGGCCCCTGTCGCAAGACCTTGCCGGTTCTTGCTAGCGTTTACAACAAGCATTCCAAGGATGGACTTGAAGTCATTGGCATTTCTAGCGAAGATTTGAACACCTTGAACGCCTTTTATGGTCAACACGCCTCTCCCTATCCCCTTTATAGGGATGCATCTCAGGATTTATGGCGTCGTTATGGCATCCGTGCGGTGCCAACTTTGATGCTTTTGGACCAAAATGGCTATATCAAGCAGGTTTGGAGTGGTGCTCCTAGCGAAGCAATGGTGGAAAAGTTGGTCCTGGAAGTCCTGCAGGAGGCCCGTTAAGGCTTCGTAAAGATAAATTAAGAAGACAGATAGCCCATTAATAGTTAAATTCCGGGTATGAAATTCGATTTCCTGAAAATTGCATGTGCCTTTGCTCTGACAGCTTCTTCCAGTATTTTTGCTGCTGGGGAGGCTCCATCGGAATATTTTGACTGCTGGTTGGAAAAACCCTCTAATATTATCCCCTCGGAACGTACCCGTATTGGTGCCGACAAGAAGGATGTGAATGTTTGTGGTTGCTACCGAGTCAGTGAAAAAGCTGGCACACCCAAGCAGGTGACCAAGGTTTTCAGTATCCCAAAGCCTCGTGTAACGGACTGCTCCGGTGAGTCCTGCAGTAACGAAATGGCTATGAAGCAGTGCATTGACTATGTTCAGTCCGCAACTGCTACCTTGAGAGACTTTGGCATGGGCCACAGGATGGAAGGTTCCATTGCTACCAGTTTTGACGGTGATGGCTGGCAGGCAACTCCCTTTGGCGAATATTACGAGAAGAATGCCGAAAAGGCTGATGATATTAGCTGTTTCTTCAATATTCATGAACGTCCCAATGCACCTGTAGATAACCGCCTCCATCCGGAAAACTTTGCTTTCTCCGGTATGCCCAAGAAGATGGTGCCCTCTGCCTTGGGTCGCTTTACGGACTATAGCGATATCCGCTGTCTGGATAACGGCGAACTGACGGGCTTCTCCTTCAATGGTTATAAGGAAAACCTCCGTCATGTGGACAAGGAAGGCCGTCTTCAGGGCGAAGAAATCGGTTACTTGAACGATCCTTCCTACCCGAGACAGCAGGATTCCAAGTGGGGACAGGTCATTTGGACTTCCAACCACAAGAACGGCATGCGAGAAGGCAAGTCCTATTTCTACAAGTCCAGCGTTCAGGACGGTAGCGACAAGAATTACTACTTCAAGCATCTTGAAGTGCCTTACAAGCAGAACTTTAAGGATGGTATGGCACACATCATTGCCGATAACGGCTTTGTGATGGCTGATGTCCCCCTGAAGCGCGATGGTATTCACGGTCGTATGACGGTGAACAATCCCTTCAAGAAGAAGAAGATTACCTTGACCTTTAATGCCAACCAGCTGGAAGGCTTTGTGGACTTCGGTGATTTTGGTGGTGTGTACCACAACGGCCTGCCTAACGGCCTCTTTACCTTCTGGGCCATCAAGGACACCTGCTACCAGTGGATGCCGGGTGAGACTGTTTGCCATACAGAACGTATCCGCAAGACCCAGTGGGGCTCCTATAAGATGGGTAAGTTCAGCGGCAAGATGGAATGTTGGGATGGCACCAAGGGTGGTGTCGACCTGCTCTGCCCGGAACTGCCTGCTGATTCTCTGATTCCGGCTTCTGTCCGTGATTCTATCGCTAAGCTTGATTCTGCTGCCACTAAGGGCGATTCTGCTGCTATGGCTGCCGTCAAGGAAGGCAAGATCAAGGAAATGAAGGAAAAGGCCGAACAGATTCGTGCCAATGCAGCAAAGGCTCGCGAAGCAGCTATGAAGGCCGAACTTGCTGCCAAGCAGGCTGAAGAAGAAGCTGCCAAGGCAGAAGCTGAACTCCTCAAGGAAGAAAATCCTGCAGAAGCTGCACCTGCAACTCCCGCCCCTGCAAGAGACGTGTCCGCTGGCTGGGAAGACGATGACGATGATGAGGAAGAAGCTCCCGTAAAGGCAAAGCCCGCCAAGAAGAAAAAGGACAAGAAGTCCAAAAAGGACAAGAAAAAGTCCAAGAAATCAAAAAAGAAATAATGACGGTCCTCCTGAGGAAACTCAGGATCAGCTGTAAAAAAATCGAGGTTTTAAACCTCGATTTTTCGTTTATTCATTTCATGACTTAATCTTGAAAAGATTTAATCGTGGATTGAATTCTTTAAGCTTTCAATCAAGCGAGCGAAGCTGGGGTCTGTTTCCATTTCCTTCTTGATGCTCTTGATGGCGTGAACCACAGTGGAGTGGTCCTTACCGCCAAAGCGGGAACCGATGCTCTGAAGGCTGATGGGGGAGCATTCGCGCATGAGGTACATGGCTACCTGACGTGCCTTGGAAATTTCCTTGGTGCCGCGGCCCGTTTCAATAAGCTTTGCTTCGGGAACTTCGTAATGCTTGGAGACGGCGTGAAGTACGGCGTCCAGGCTAACACGGCGACGGAGGGTAGGAGCGATTTCTGCAACCACCTTCTGGGCGATGTTCATGTCAATATCGTGATTCATCAAACTGGACTGAAGGGTGAGCTTGATGATGGCGCTTTCCAGGCAGCGGACGTTACTTGCGATGTTTTCTGCAAGATAGTGAAGGATGTCGTCGCTGATTTCCAGATGACGTTCCTCGGCCTTCTTGTGGAGAATGGCTTCGCGGGTTTCTACGTCAGGAGGCTGAATATCGACGGTCAGACCCCAGGCGAAACGGCTCACCAGACGGTCGGAAAGGTTCTTCACTTCTGCTGCAGGTGCGTCGGAGGTGAGAACGATCTGCTTGCCTGCCTGATGCAGTGCATTAAAGATCAGGAAGAATTCATTCTGGGTTTCGTTCTTGCCGGTCCAGTTCTGAATGTCGTCCACCAGCAGGATATCAACTTCGTTGCGGTAGAAGTCGCTCATCTCGGTGATGCGCTGTTCGCGCAGGCACTTCATGTACTGCTGGGAAAAGTCTTCGGAAGTCAGGTAGCAAACTCGCTTGGTGGGGTCTTCTTCCAGGATGTAGTTACCGATTGCCTGGAGCAGGTGAGTCTTGCCAAGTCCAGAAGAACCGTAGATGAACAGCGGGTTGTACTGAGTTCCGTCGGGATTGCGTGCAACTGCGAGAGCTGCGTTGAATGCCAGCTGGGCCTTGTCGCCGGGCACGAAGTTTTCAAAACGGAAACTGCCGGAAAGGGGAACGCTGGGCTTAACAAAATCCTTGAAGGTATTCTGGGAAGCGGACTGCTGGACAGCGGCTTCCTGCTGCTGGAAATCGAATTCCATGGCGCCTTCTTCATGGCTCACTTCCTTCCAGGCGAGACCAATCAGAGCCTTGTAAGCGCCATAGACGCCTACGTCCAGTCCATTGGGAACAGAAATTACGGCGTGGCCAGTGGTCTGGCTAGAGAGCTTGGTCTGAGCAAAATAGGTCTTATAGACCGTGTCAGAAAGCATTCCACGGAGATAATTCAAACATCTTTCCCATTCGACGGACATGGTATTTCCCTCTTCCTAGTTCAGCAAGTCGCTGAATTCAAATCTATCAACAATTGGATACCAAATGTAGTAAAAGTTGAGTAAATTGTTGATAAGTTTGACCCTTGAAGGTGAAAAAAAACATTTTTTTTACATGGTAATGACATTGTATCTCGTTGATACATAATGAGTTACTTGTTTGAGCACCTTTTAACCCCTTACTGAACCTTGTGTTCCCCAGGACCCTCTTTCCAATTTCTATATTTGGCTTCGTTATGGAAATTTTGGATACTTTGACGTATTGGTTTTGGATCCCGGTTCTTTTTTGGGTGGGTCTCTATTTCTGGTTTCATAGGGTGTCTTACCCCCTGTACATGAAAAAACTGGTGAAAAATGGCCAAAAGTGGGCCTATGTTCCACGAGTTCGTTCCTATTTCAAGCTTTTTGACTTGATTTTTACCCTGGTCATGGCTGCCGTTTCCGCCTTGCCTGCCATTTGGGTGATTTATAATTGGACGGATTTGGAATGGTTCTATGGTTTTGCCGTATCTCCGCTGTTCTTGATCGTGGGGGTGATTCTTTGCAAAATTGCGAAGAAGAGTACCGCTAACATGTATCGCAACGCCTACTTCCTGGAATATCGCAGGGTGCGTTATGAAAGTGAAAGTAAGGGAGATTTCCGCAGTGAAACGGATGTTCAGAATCGAACGATCTGGAGCTTCACCAAGAAGCTGAAGGAAGCGGAATCCAAGGGCCGCCTGTGGGAGATGGTGTATCTGATGAGCAAAACCAAGAAGATTCCACCTGATGTCTATGCGGAGACCATGTATGGCTAATATTCTTGAACAGGCTGGAGTGGGCGAGGCCGTGCTTTCCGGAAAGGAGGCGTGGGCTTATTCCGAAGATATTCTGTTGAAGGTTTCTAGAACTTTTGCCCTGAATATTAATGCGCTTAAGGGTAAGCTCCACAAGAGCATTCTCCTGGCGTACCTGTATCTTAGAATCGCGGATACGGTGGAAGACGATCCGGACATGAATGCTTCTGAAAAAGAGGCCCTGCTGGATAAATTCGCCAGTATTTTTAAGACTGCGGAGTTGAAGGACGAGGCCGTTAGCGCTTTTGAAGATGCCCTCCCTGCTAGCTGGCGTGCTCGGGCTACGGAACCTTATTTTGATTTGTGCCTGCATACTCATGTGGTGGTTCCGTTGCTGAAGGAACTGCCGGAAGTGTATGCCGCTCCCGTTCGTGACGTGACCATCGAAATGTGCGGTGGTATGGCCAAGTTCGCCAAGCGTCAGGAAGCTGCCTTAAGCTCCGGATGGTTTACTCTGGAATCTGTAGGTGATTTGGATGAATACTGCTATTATGTGGCCGGTATTGTAGGAAAACTCCTTACGCATTTGTTTGCCGCAGACACCTGCTTTATTAACGATGTCCGTAAGGCGGAAATGCAGAAGCTGGATGTAAGCTTTGGCCTTGCTCTCCAGATCGCCAACATCGTGAAGGACTGCCGCGAGGACTCCGAACGTCGAGTCTGTTTCGTACCCGAAGAAATTTGCCGCAAGTATGGCTTCGCTCATTCCTATGATATGTTCGTGGGGAATGATGTACTGTCTGGAATGTCTGCGGAGGATCGCGCCGACTTTGAAAAACGTCGTGCGGCCGTTATGGGTGAACTGGTCCAGAAGGCATGGAAACATCTGGACGACGCCATCGCCTATACCAAGCTCATTCCAAACATCAAGATGCGCACCCGTCTCTTCTGCCTGTGGCCGCTGTTCATGGCCGCCGAGAACATGAAGTTGATCGGTGATGGTTCCAGCATTTTCGCCTCCGACAAGAAGGTGAAGATTACCCGCGACACCGTGAAGCAGATTGTGAAATCCACCATGAAGCATTTCTACAGCGACAAGTGGATCGACAAGAGATATAGTGAGGTTCACTCCTAGTTGTCATTCTGAGCGAAGTGTTAAGTATGTTGCGTAATGTCATTCTGAGCGGAGTGCGAAGCACGTAGTCGAAGAATCTAGAGGATTTAATGAAGTTTTATAACAAGTTGCCGTTCCATATTGCAGTCATTATTTTCAGCATTGTCTCTGACCAGCTTACCAAGCTTTGGGCCTTGTCCCGCTTTTCCAATGAGACGGGTGCTCCTAATCATGATATCATCAATGTGGTGGGCGAGTTCATTCGTTTTCAGCTGGTGTTCAATAAGGGAGCGGCCTTTAGCAGCCGCCCTCAGGACCTGATGCCCTTCTTGCCGCCTTGGCTTTTCTTCCTGCTGATTTCCATTGTGGCCGCAGTGGTGCTGTTCTGGTTTTACAAGTCCATCGATAAGCGTGACTATCTGAGCCGCCTTGGCATTGTCATGATTATTGGCGGTGCCATCGGTAACTTCATTGACCGCATGCGTCTGCAGATGGTGGTAGACTTTATTGACTGCGACTTGCCTGATTTTATTATGACCCGTTTCCCCACATTTAATGTGGCGGATTCCTTCGTGACCGTAGGCGTGGCTTTTGTCCTTCTTTCTCCCTTCATCCTGAAGAAACTGCATAAGCAGATCAAGGAAGAGGAAAAAGCCAAGAAGGCAGCAAAGGCTGCTGCATCCGTACAGGCTACTGAAGAAAAATAAGGCCGAAGAATTATGAATTATCTTGTAGACGAAAAGAAGAATGGTGAACGCATCGATAAGTTCCTGACGAGCGTTCTGGAAAATGTTTCCCGCACTGATGTGCAGAAGATGATTGCTGCCGGCGACGTGAAGGTGGGTGGGGTTCCTACTCCCAAAAACTTCCGTGTGGAAACGGGCATGGTGGTGGTCTGTGGTGAAATTCCCGAGAAGGAAGCATCCACCTTGGAACCTCAGGATATTCCTCTGGATATCGTCTACGAAGATGATGATATCGTCGTGATTAACAAGCCTCGTAATCTGGTGGTTCATCCCGGTGCTGGCGTTAAGGATGGTACTCTGGCCAACGGTCTTCTGTACCATTTCAAGGAAAACCTTTCTACGGTGAATGGCGCTCTCCGTCCGGGCATTGTCCATCGTCTGGATAAGGATACTCCGGGTTTGATGGTTGTGGCTAAGAACGATAACGCTCACCGTCACTTGGCTCACCAGCTGGAAACCCGCACTCTCCATCGTACTTATAATGCTTTGGTGTGGGGTAGCCCCCGTGACCTGGAAGGAACCATTGACGCTCCCATCGGACGTAATCCCCGCAACCGCTTGAAGATGGCTGTGGTGGATGGCGGTAAGGAAAGCCGTACCCATTTTGAAGCCAAGAAGTTCTTTGCCTTTGCAACCCTTCTGGAACTGCAGCTGGAATCTGGACGTACTCATCAGATTCGTGTCCATAGCCGTTATATGGGTCATCCTGTTGTCGGTGACCCGCTGTATGATGGTCGCGATGGTTGCTTGAACCGCGTGCAGCCCCTTCTCCGTGAAGTGGCTGAAAAGGTTCTGGAAATCGCTCCCGCCCAGTTGCTGCAGGCTGTGAAGATTGAACTGATTCATCCTACCACCGGCAAGAAGATGAAGTTCAAGGTTCCTCTGGAAAAGCCCTTTGACCAGGTCCTGAAACTTTTGAAGAAGGAATGCCCTGCTGACGCTCCCGTCTTTGATGAAGATGAAGGCTTCCGCGACTTCGATCCGGAAATGCGTTTTGAAGGTGAACCTGACTTTGTTGATGAATATGAAAGCGATGAAGTCCTGGCTCTACTTCCGGAAGAAGCTTGCCCCTATAAGGAACGTAAAACTCGTGCAGAACGTCTTGCAGAACGTAAGGAACGTGCCGCTGCCCGCAAGGCCAAGGCTGCCGAACGCAAGCTGATTAAGCAGATGAAGGCTGCCAGCAAGAGGGGCGTATCCGCTGAAGACTTCGTGGAACCGGGTTACGAACCGACCATTGATCCGAACCTGTTGTAGTTCGGAAAAAATGATATAGATTTACTGTACCATGAATCTTGAATACGATGATCTAGTTGCCATCTTGAAGGAAATACCTTCCTGTATTTTCTTTAAGGATAGGGATTGCAAGTATGTATTTGCAACCCATTATTGGCATCACCTGAATCAGAAAGGTGAAAATTGGACCATCGAAGGTAAGACCGATCTTGAAATTCGCAAGAACAAAGAAAATGCAATGAAGGCTCTGGAAGCCGATAAGCATATCCTTGCCACTGGCGAAATGCAGGATTATGTCATTAGGGAAGATGGCGCTGATGGCGAGGAACAGTATCTTCGGCTGATCAAGAAACCGGTACGAAACCGCAATGGCGAAATCATTGGCATTGTGGGCCTGATCAATGATGTCACCAAGGAAACGGTACTGCAGAAGCAGCTGGATGGATACATCCAGGAACTGAAGGTGGCCAGCGAAACGGATCCGCTGACAGGTTTGCTGAATCGTCGAAGCGCCCTCGTCAAGTTTAAGCACATTGCAAATGC
This window contains:
- a CDS encoding thioredoxin-like domain-containing protein codes for the protein MKRLSVLLLLLASYVCATPWLGATFKRVTHENHLALRIIGVHPESGCFTAGVVADDLIVGIQGKVLTDISQVQDAVSKGKAGQTIKLDVVRADKKLSLKVKLTDRPDDISSLTGSAIGSKIAKFGENFYQNSSKRKEKPKATLLDFWATWCGPCRKTLPVLASVYNKHSKDGLEVIGISSEDLNTLNAFYGQHASPYPLYRDASQDLWRRYGIRAVPTLMLLDQNGYIKQVWSGAPSEAMVEKLVLEVLQEAR
- the dnaA gene encoding chromosomal replication initiator protein DnaA; its protein translation is MSVEWERCLNYLRGMLSDTVYKTYFAQTKLSSQTTGHAVISVPNGLDVGVYGAYKALIGLAWKEVSHEEGAMEFDFQQQEAAVQQSASQNTFKDFVKPSVPLSGSFRFENFVPGDKAQLAFNAALAVARNPDGTQYNPLFIYGSSGLGKTHLLQAIGNYILEEDPTKRVCYLTSEDFSQQYMKCLREQRITEMSDFYRNEVDILLVDDIQNWTGKNETQNEFFLIFNALHQAGKQIVLTSDAPAAEVKNLSDRLVSRFAWGLTVDIQPPDVETREAILHKKAEERHLEISDDILHYLAENIASNVRCLESAIIKLTLQSSLMNHDIDMNIAQKVVAEIAPTLRRRVSLDAVLHAVSKHYEVPEAKLIETGRGTKEISKARQVAMYLMRECSPISLQSIGSRFGGKDHSTVVHAIKSIKKEMETDPSFARLIESLKNSIHD
- a CDS encoding squalene/phytoene synthase family protein, which produces MANILEQAGVGEAVLSGKEAWAYSEDILLKVSRTFALNINALKGKLHKSILLAYLYLRIADTVEDDPDMNASEKEALLDKFASIFKTAELKDEAVSAFEDALPASWRARATEPYFDLCLHTHVVVPLLKELPEVYAAPVRDVTIEMCGGMAKFAKRQEAALSSGWFTLESVGDLDEYCYYVAGIVGKLLTHLFAADTCFINDVRKAEMQKLDVSFGLALQIANIVKDCREDSERRVCFVPEEICRKYGFAHSYDMFVGNDVLSGMSAEDRADFEKRRAAVMGELVQKAWKHLDDAIAYTKLIPNIKMRTRLFCLWPLFMAAENMKLIGDGSSIFASDKKVKITRDTVKQIVKSTMKHFYSDKWIDKRYSEVHS
- the lspA gene encoding signal peptidase II, with product MKFYNKLPFHIAVIIFSIVSDQLTKLWALSRFSNETGAPNHDIINVVGEFIRFQLVFNKGAAFSSRPQDLMPFLPPWLFFLLISIVAAVVLFWFYKSIDKRDYLSRLGIVMIIGGAIGNFIDRMRLQMVVDFIDCDLPDFIMTRFPTFNVADSFVTVGVAFVLLSPFILKKLHKQIKEEEKAKKAAKAAASVQATEEK
- a CDS encoding RluA family pseudouridine synthase; translation: MNYLVDEKKNGERIDKFLTSVLENVSRTDVQKMIAAGDVKVGGVPTPKNFRVETGMVVVCGEIPEKEASTLEPQDIPLDIVYEDDDIVVINKPRNLVVHPGAGVKDGTLANGLLYHFKENLSTVNGALRPGIVHRLDKDTPGLMVVAKNDNAHRHLAHQLETRTLHRTYNALVWGSPRDLEGTIDAPIGRNPRNRLKMAVVDGGKESRTHFEAKKFFAFATLLELQLESGRTHQIRVHSRYMGHPVVGDPLYDGRDGCLNRVQPLLREVAEKVLEIAPAQLLQAVKIELIHPTTGKKMKFKVPLEKPFDQVLKLLKKECPADAPVFDEDEGFRDFDPEMRFEGEPDFVDEYESDEVLALLPEEACPYKERKTRAERLAERKERAAARKAKAAERKLIKQMKAASKRGVSAEDFVEPGYEPTIDPNLL
- a CDS encoding sensor domain-containing diguanylate cyclase, translated to MNLEYDDLVAILKEIPSCIFFKDRDCKYVFATHYWHHLNQKGENWTIEGKTDLEIRKNKENAMKALEADKHILATGEMQDYVIREDGADGEEQYLRLIKKPVRNRNGEIIGIVGLINDVTKETVLQKQLDGYIQELKVASETDPLTGLLNRRSALVKFKHIANAKTTGVYCLMDVDEFKQINDGYGHDVGDAVLVQIAQALGSTFRDKDVVVRLGGDEFCVFLADVHDVDFADTIIQRFITKLKNVRIPEMGDKLISVSYGLAATTVDMPIKEMYKAADANMYEQKRAKKAL